A stretch of Eubalaena glacialis isolate mEubGla1 chromosome 10, mEubGla1.1.hap2.+ XY, whole genome shotgun sequence DNA encodes these proteins:
- the LOC133098695 gene encoding ribosomal protein eL22-like: protein MALKKDKKPKKSTWKFNLDLTHPVEDGIFDSGNFEQFLRERVKVNGKTGNLGNVVHIEHFKNKITVVSEKQFSKRYLKYLTKKYFKKNNLRDWLRVVASDKETYELRYFQISQDEDGSESED from the exons ATGGCGCTAAAGAAAGACAAGAAGCCTAAGAAGTCAACCTGGAAGTTTAATTTGGACCTTACTCATCCAGTAGAAGATGGAATTTTTGATTCTGGAAATTTT GAACAGTTTCTACGGGAGAGGGTTAAAGTGAATGGAAAAACTGGAAATCTTGGGAATGTCGTTCACATTGAACACTTCAAGAATAAAATCACAGTTGTTTCTGAGAAACAGTTCTCTAAAAGGTATTTGAAATACCTTAccaagaaatactttaaaaagaacaatcTTCGTGATTGGCTTCGTGTGGTTGCATCTGACAAGGAGACTTATGAACTTCGTTACTTCCAGATTAGTCAAGATGAAGATGGATCCGAGTCTGAGGACTAG